Within Nitrospinota bacterium, the genomic segment TAAGTTATTAATCATCAAATCTAGAACAACTTTAGATGCACTAAGGGCAGAAGTATCGGCCATAAAAATATCTTCAGGAATTCTAGCTAGCAATTTCCTTTTTTCTACCAATTGCAGCGCACGTTCCTTTAAATCAAAAACTTCAAACCACTCAGAGTCAGGAACTTTTTGTAATCCCATGGATAAAAAAAAGGAGGGATCTTCAAAAGGAAAATACGGGGGTTTATAACAATTTTTTTTAATGTTGTTTTCCAAACTTTTCTATTACGGCCATTATTAATTTTTAAGACTATCATGTACTAATCACTAGTTAGTTTATCAAAAGACAAACATAACAATAAAAAAACTATCACTTATAAGTATTATTTTAGGTTCATATGCATAAACCAAGGGATATCTGGCAATCCAAATGGTCGGCCAGTAGGTTCAAAGAACAAGTTCACAACTCTGAAAGCAGCATTCATAGAAGCCTTTGAGGAGATAGGTGGAGTGGATAACTTGATTGAATGGGCAAGATGTAATCAGACCGAGTTTTATAGAATGCTGGCACGGTTAATGCCAAGAGAGATTCATGCTGATGTGAATGCTGGATACAGTCTTGTTGAATTACTGCAGGAGATAGATGAACAGGAGGCTCAGGCGAAGGAGTGAATCACGCACATTCCTACTTTTTTTCACTTTTCTGATATAATCCACGCATCCCAAAAATCTAAGGTGATTGAATGAAAAAGAAAACAGTCAAGAAAAAGGCAGTCAAGAAGAAGTTGGTTAAGAAGAAAGCAGTTAAGAAGTTAGAAACATCTGACTCACTTAATCCAGCAATTAGAAAGATGAAACAAGAAGTTTTAAAGAAAAAACAGAAACTTAAGATTGATTATTTTGGGGAAGGATAATATAAATCTTTTGAACCCAAAATATATTCTTAAAAAATTTAATTATTAGAAACCGAAAAACTATCACCCGTGTAAAACCGATATATTCGCACCACACCCGTTTCTATTTACTGTTGCTTCATCAAATAAAAACAAGAAAGTTTGTAGACAGGGACTGGAGAAACCCGAAATCATAAATATTTTTATTGACAAAAAAGTTACTTACATTTGCTGTGGAAAACTTGTTAATAACTACCCAATTTCTTCCCCCCCCCCCTAAAAATGGACTTGTGAGGTGAGTTGTTTAAGTTTTAATCAGGTGCTAAATTGTAATTTTTAAGGTAGTTAGAATACGAAAAGGACAAATAAGTCTTTAATTGACAATAAATTCAATAGTTATTCACAATCGTTTTTAATTGTGGTAGGAAAAGGACTATATACCAGTGAATTTTTAGATTCCAAAAGATTTAAAACCTAAAAGTATCCTTCCACCGTATGCTTTTATATTTGCCCCCATTGCTATTTTAGGATTACGCCCCATAAACGATACTAGCCATAATCAATTACCATTGACCCTATCAATATCACCGTCAGGACTATCAATAAGATTTTAAAAAAGATTTTCAAAAAACGCCAAACACGTTTTATTATTGATGGCGTCGCTTTAACTCCCTTTTCTATTGCATTAAACCCCTTTTCTACTGTCGCATTGGTTACTTCTACTTTTATAGTCTTGTCCAATGGAGTTTGAGTAGAACTGTTTTGCAAATCATGTCCACAATTTGAACAAAACTTTCCTTCTGAGCTTACTTTCGCTCCACATTGACTACAGAAATTAACTTCTTCGTTCATTGCAGAATCCAAAGGAATAGGAATGGCCTTATTGTATTACAGGACGAGGGAAAATGGG encodes:
- a CDS encoding zinc ribbon domain-containing protein yields the protein MNEEVNFCSQCGAKVSSEGKFCSNCGHDLQNSSTQTPLDKTIKVEVTNATVEKGFNAIEKGVKATPSIIKRVWRFLKIFFKILLIVLTVILIGSMVIDYG